One Chryseobacterium wanjuense genomic region harbors:
- a CDS encoding nucleotidyltransferase domain-containing protein, which produces MTPKILEKLKEIEAKRNIEILLAVESGSRAWGFASPDSDYDIRFIYRHEKDWYLSPWDKDETIEFMTEDDLDGSGWDLRKTFHLLLKSNAALLSWFYSPIVYVKNDKFYDVFKSLADSCFSPIAVSYHYLSMSKKYLEACRSDEVKLKSYFYCLRTTLTGKWILEKGTVPPVLFSELLVLVDDFTKTKIENLIALKATKGESYYHPNDWELFGFLEKMVAENEERAKGLKGGNADKREMEKIFRTILENC; this is translated from the coding sequence ATGACACCCAAAATACTAGAAAAATTAAAAGAAATAGAAGCAAAAAGAAATATAGAAATACTTCTTGCCGTAGAATCGGGAAGCCGGGCATGGGGTTTTGCGTCTCCCGACAGCGATTATGACATACGGTTCATATACCGGCACGAAAAAGATTGGTATCTGTCGCCGTGGGACAAGGATGAAACAATAGAATTTATGACCGAAGACGATCTGGATGGTTCCGGTTGGGACTTGAGGAAGACTTTCCATTTGCTCTTGAAGTCGAATGCGGCTTTGCTGAGCTGGTTTTATTCGCCTATCGTGTATGTTAAAAATGATAAGTTTTATGATGTATTCAAATCTCTGGCTGATTCCTGTTTTTCGCCGATAGCGGTTTCTTACCATTACCTAAGTATGAGTAAAAAGTATCTGGAAGCCTGCCGAAGCGACGAAGTAAAACTGAAAAGCTATTTCTACTGCCTTCGAACAACCCTAACCGGAAAATGGATATTGGAAAAAGGAACCGTCCCTCCGGTTTTGTTCAGTGAACTGCTGGTTTTAGTGGATGATTTTACCAAAACGAAAATAGAAAATTTAATCGCTCTAAAAGCCACCAAAGGAGAATCTTACTACCATCCGAATGACTGGGAATTGTTTGGATTTCTGGAGAAAATGGTCGCAGAGAATGAAGAAAGAGCGAAAGGTTTGAAGGGAGGAAATGCGGATAAGAGGGAGATGGAAAAAATATTCAGAACAATTTTAGAAAATTGTTAA
- a CDS encoding ATP-grasp domain-containing protein: MKNIVALSPIYTEDSNNLKKASINSPYELNRFNAKWNVPKEFREDVIAVYGEDIYAEIVADQCNLILSKPADNWLSRISEEFTKRKISYGQLKDFVHEENIFIKCSDFKSFKAGVFDRVTNIKGFDSLDLESMVFTSEVVEWELEVRCFVLNNEIKTYSSYWRNNAFDTNLLSEIEQRDLFEFFNNFIQQYSETLPKAIVIDFGIIQGKGWALIEANPAWCSGLYACDAEKALEVVVESCVKN, encoded by the coding sequence ATGAAAAACATAGTCGCTCTATCTCCTATATATACAGAAGACAGCAACAACCTTAAAAAAGCATCTATCAATTCACCTTACGAATTGAACCGTTTTAATGCAAAATGGAATGTTCCTAAAGAATTTCGTGAAGATGTCATTGCGGTATATGGTGAAGATATTTATGCGGAAATTGTTGCAGATCAATGCAATCTGATTCTTTCAAAACCTGCAGACAATTGGCTTTCAAGGATTTCTGAAGAATTTACAAAACGTAAAATCTCTTACGGTCAACTGAAAGATTTTGTGCATGAAGAAAATATTTTCATTAAATGTTCTGATTTTAAAAGTTTTAAGGCAGGAGTTTTCGATAGAGTTACCAATATCAAAGGATTTGATTCTTTGGACTTGGAAAGCATGGTTTTCACCTCGGAAGTTGTAGAGTGGGAGCTTGAAGTAAGGTGTTTTGTTTTAAATAATGAAATAAAAACTTACTCTTCTTATTGGCGAAACAATGCTTTTGACACCAATCTTCTTTCTGAAATTGAGCAAAGAGATTTGTTTGAGTTTTTTAACAATTTTATTCAACAATATTCTGAAACGCTACCCAAAGCGATCGTTATTGATTTTGGAATTATTCAAGGGAAAGGCTGGGCTTTGATTGAAGCGAATCCGGCCTGGTGTTCGGGATTGTATGCTTGTGATGCGGAAAAAGCGTTAGAGGTGGTTGTGGAGAGTTGTGTGAAAAATTAG
- a CDS encoding DNA polymerase beta superfamily protein: protein MTIQTLKNKKLLLLQAISGSRSFGLATENSDTDIRGVYYLPKEEFFGLNYIPQISNETNDITYYEIGRLVELLQKNNPNILEVLASPEDCILQKNPLMDLLKPEDFLSKLCKDTFAGYAISQIKKAKGLNKKILNPIDKERKSILDFCYILQNHGSVPLKKWLREFPFSGGVSEGRGGLLQEKCGLVSLDNTKGMFALFYDESGELKYKGIIQNEEANQVSVSSVPKEEKPLAYLFCNLNAYSTYCKDYREYWKWVSERNEDRYNVNQQHGQNYDSKNMMHTIRLLQSCEQIFKTNSLNIRVENRDELLDIKAGNWSYENVMKKAEHLIKSIEYYHSISTLPDFPDLEKTTKILIDIREDLYK, encoded by the coding sequence ATGACCATCCAAACCTTAAAAAATAAAAAACTCCTCCTCCTCCAAGCCATCTCCGGGAGCCGCTCTTTCGGTCTTGCAACGGAGAACTCCGACACAGACATCCGTGGAGTGTATTATTTACCGAAAGAAGAGTTTTTTGGTTTAAATTATATTCCGCAGATTTCCAATGAGACGAATGATATTACGTATTATGAGATCGGGAGGTTGGTAGAATTACTACAGAAAAACAATCCGAATATATTGGAAGTTCTGGCCAGTCCGGAAGATTGTATTTTGCAGAAAAATCCGTTGATGGATCTTTTGAAACCTGAAGATTTCCTTTCCAAATTATGTAAAGATACCTTTGCGGGATATGCGATTTCACAGATCAAAAAAGCGAAAGGACTCAACAAAAAAATCCTTAATCCCATCGATAAAGAAAGAAAATCTATCCTGGATTTTTGCTATATCCTGCAGAATCACGGTTCGGTTCCATTGAAAAAATGGCTGCGAGAATTCCCCTTCTCTGGAGGGGTATCCGAAGGACGGGGTGGTCTTTTACAGGAAAAATGCGGATTGGTAAGCCTCGACAACACCAAAGGAATGTTTGCCCTTTTCTACGACGAATCGGGAGAGCTGAAATATAAAGGAATTATACAAAACGAAGAAGCCAATCAGGTTTCTGTTTCATCGGTTCCGAAAGAGGAAAAACCTCTCGCTTATCTGTTCTGCAACCTCAATGCCTACTCCACTTACTGCAAAGATTACCGGGAATATTGGAAGTGGGTTTCCGAACGAAATGAAGACCGATACAACGTCAATCAGCAGCACGGACAAAACTACGACAGCAAAAACATGATGCACACCATTCGCCTGTTGCAGTCGTGTGAACAGATTTTTAAAACAAATTCTCTGAACATCCGGGTAGAAAACCGCGACGAATTGCTAGACATCAAAGCCGGAAACTGGTCATACGAAAATGTGATGAAAAAAGCTGAGCATTTGATTAAGTCTATTGAATATTATCATTCAATTTCTACCCTTCCCGATTTCCCTGATTTGGAGAAAACAACGAAAATTTTAATTGATATTCGGGAAGATCTATACAAATAA
- a CDS encoding MarR family winged helix-turn-helix transcriptional regulator, whose translation MEKLDSIIFYNIDKAIRAYRNFAQRQLKANGFNITIDQWLIIKAILENPGITQHEIGDLVFKDNASVTRIIDLLVKSEYINRNTNSEDRRKTDLDVTESGKEIIQKVQNLIVNNRKIALKGVSKEELQIMNSALIKISTNCLNTKK comes from the coding sequence ATGGAAAAACTGGATTCAATTATATTTTATAATATAGATAAGGCGATCAGAGCCTATAGAAATTTCGCTCAGCGTCAATTAAAAGCGAATGGATTTAACATTACCATCGATCAATGGTTAATTATTAAAGCAATTTTAGAAAATCCCGGAATTACACAACATGAAATCGGAGATTTGGTTTTTAAGGATAATGCTTCGGTAACAAGAATTATTGATCTGCTGGTAAAATCAGAATACATCAACAGGAATACCAACTCCGAAGACCGCAGAAAAACAGATCTGGACGTCACGGAATCCGGAAAAGAAATCATCCAAAAAGTACAAAATCTTATTGTGAACAACCGAAAAATCGCATTAAAAGGTGTTTCAAAAGAAGAACTTCAAATCATGAATTCAGCATTAATAAAAATATCAACTAACTGTCTCAACACTAAAAAATAA
- a CDS encoding TonB-dependent receptor gives MARIFILIFVWILSFLSTVSAQSIQNFSLSGKIDSDKANQMEINLFNSENKLVKTEIADSKGNFSFNDLASGNYSLKINKNGTEAYKADNISVTGNTTLPSIQLNEKVIEGVTITKTKPYIERQEGKMILNVENSIASTGNSAFEVLEKAPGVKIDNNDNISLRGKGNLLVQIDGKNTPMTGTDLANYLRGIPSASVEKVEFITNPSSKYDASGTSIINIKLKKDQRKGTNGSVSTALGTGRYFKNNNNFSINHRNKNVNIFANYSFAYREFFNHLVLDRNFYDGNNSFEKAYLQDNFLKMNFRNHIAKAGMDYYMNDKNILGFSVGFISNRFDPKGDNSSTILGSDHLPTGTFTTQNRSKDHWKNVSFNLNHKYTIDSLGSELTTDFDFINYSNTSLQNFDTRNYDLSGNLSQLDILKGDISGNLNIYSLKSDFTKALKKDWKLEGGVKTSFVKADNDLKFFDASSGTSILDETKTNHFIYEENINAVYGNVSKKWKKFSTNFGLRMENTNVKGTQMTTNQVNKKNYTQLFPSAVFSYDLTDKSNLEINFSRRITRPSYNQLNPFKFYLDPTTYRAGNPDLNPQTTMNYELTYSFSNKYFATLSYSKTSDNITEVIKPIVENGENITVQTNENLSSASYFGLNVIAPVKMAKWWDMNNSANFYYGSYTGNVSGTQINNKGNFTFSLNSINSFKLGNGFTAELTGNYQAREVYAYMDVKPIWYLNIGAQKKFKNSSTLKLAFNDIFFTSNPKARTTFNNYVENFVVERDTRVVTLSYTYNFGSGKSGQPRKTGGADDLKQRIGNG, from the coding sequence ATGGCCAGAATATTTATACTCATTTTTGTTTGGATCCTGTCTTTTTTAAGCACAGTTTCAGCACAAAGCATACAGAATTTTTCTTTATCGGGAAAAATAGACTCTGATAAAGCCAATCAGATGGAAATCAATCTGTTTAATTCTGAAAATAAATTAGTTAAAACCGAAATTGCAGACTCCAAAGGAAACTTCAGTTTCAATGATCTTGCCTCTGGAAATTATTCGTTAAAAATCAATAAAAACGGAACAGAAGCTTATAAAGCCGACAATATTTCGGTAACAGGAAATACAACACTGCCTTCCATTCAACTGAATGAGAAAGTCATTGAAGGTGTGACAATTACAAAGACAAAACCCTACATCGAGAGACAGGAAGGAAAAATGATCCTGAACGTCGAAAACAGCATTGCAAGTACCGGAAACTCAGCATTTGAGGTACTGGAAAAGGCACCGGGTGTAAAGATCGACAACAACGACAACATCAGTCTTCGCGGAAAAGGAAATCTTTTAGTACAGATCGACGGGAAAAATACCCCGATGACAGGAACTGATCTTGCCAATTACCTCCGCGGAATCCCATCTGCAAGCGTTGAAAAGGTAGAATTCATCACCAATCCCTCTTCAAAATATGACGCGTCGGGAACTTCAATTATTAATATCAAACTCAAAAAAGACCAGCGAAAAGGAACAAACGGAAGTGTTTCAACTGCTTTGGGAACGGGAAGATATTTTAAAAACAACAACAATTTCAGCATCAATCACCGGAATAAGAATGTAAACATTTTTGCGAATTACAGTTTTGCGTATAGGGAATTTTTCAATCATCTTGTTTTAGACAGAAATTTCTATGACGGAAATAATTCCTTTGAAAAAGCCTATTTACAGGATAATTTTTTGAAAATGAATTTCAGGAATCATATCGCCAAAGCCGGGATGGATTATTATATGAATGATAAAAATATTCTTGGATTTTCGGTAGGTTTTATCAGCAACAGATTTGATCCGAAAGGTGACAATTCGAGTACAATTCTCGGTTCGGATCACCTTCCTACAGGTACTTTCACTACCCAAAACCGTTCTAAAGACCACTGGAAAAATGTTTCTTTTAATTTAAATCACAAATACACCATCGATTCTTTAGGTTCTGAACTGACAACGGATTTTGACTTTATTAATTATTCCAATACTTCACTTCAGAATTTTGATACAAGAAATTATGACCTTTCCGGAAACTTGAGTCAATTGGACATTCTGAAAGGAGATATCAGTGGAAACCTGAATATTTATTCTTTAAAATCAGATTTTACAAAAGCTTTAAAAAAAGATTGGAAGCTGGAGGGCGGTGTAAAAACAAGCTTCGTAAAAGCTGATAACGACCTGAAATTTTTTGATGCAAGCTCAGGGACTTCTATTTTAGATGAAACAAAAACCAACCATTTTATTTATGAAGAAAACATCAATGCAGTTTATGGAAATGTTTCTAAGAAATGGAAAAAATTTAGTACAAATTTCGGTTTAAGAATGGAGAATACCAACGTAAAAGGAACTCAGATGACGACCAATCAGGTAAATAAAAAGAATTATACCCAATTATTTCCAAGTGCCGTGTTTTCTTATGATCTGACGGATAAAAGCAATCTTGAAATCAATTTTAGTAGAAGAATTACACGGCCAAGCTATAATCAGTTGAATCCTTTCAAATTTTATCTTGATCCAACTACCTACAGAGCAGGAAACCCTGATCTGAATCCGCAGACAACAATGAATTATGAGCTTACATACAGTTTCAGTAATAAATATTTTGCAACGTTAAGCTATTCCAAAACTTCGGATAACATTACGGAAGTCATTAAACCAATTGTTGAAAATGGTGAAAATATTACAGTTCAGACTAATGAAAATCTGAGTTCTGCTTCCTATTTCGGGTTGAATGTAATCGCTCCCGTTAAAATGGCAAAATGGTGGGATATGAACAACAGCGCCAATTTCTATTATGGCTCTTACACCGGAAATGTTTCGGGAACACAAATTAACAACAAAGGAAATTTTACATTTTCTTTAAACAGCATCAATTCATTTAAGCTTGGAAATGGCTTTACAGCCGAACTTACAGGCAATTACCAGGCAAGAGAAGTGTATGCTTACATGGATGTAAAACCGATCTGGTACCTGAATATCGGTGCACAGAAGAAATTTAAAAATTCTAGCACTTTGAAGCTGGCTTTCAATGATATTTTCTTCACCAGCAATCCGAAAGCACGGACAACATTTAATAATTATGTAGAAAACTTCGTCGTAGAAAGAGATACGAGAGTGGTTACGCTTTCTTACACTTACAATTTCGGCTCAGGAAAATCCGGGCAGCCTAGAAAAACAGGGGGTGCGGATGATTTGAAGCAGAGAATTGGAAACGGTTAA
- a CDS encoding cold shock domain-containing protein: MADSFSKKENFKKKLQKQKEKAQRREERKASNDKGKSLDEMFMYVDANGQLTSTPPDGNTKAEIDLDNIQLGAAPIETETIKTGIVTFFSEKGYGFITEDKTKENVFFHNNNCIDQIKKGNRVSFEKEKSPKGFSAIEIRLVK, translated from the coding sequence ATGGCAGATTCTTTCTCTAAAAAAGAAAATTTCAAGAAAAAACTTCAAAAACAAAAAGAAAAAGCTCAGCGTCGTGAAGAGCGTAAAGCGAGCAATGATAAAGGCAAAAGCCTTGACGAAATGTTCATGTATGTAGATGCAAACGGTCAACTAACATCTACTCCTCCTGATGGTAATACAAAAGCGGAAATAGATCTTGATAATATTCAGCTTGGCGCTGCACCTATCGAAACCGAAACAATAAAAACAGGAATTGTAACATTTTTCAGTGAAAAAGGATACGGATTTATTACGGAAGATAAAACCAAAGAAAACGTTTTCTTCCACAATAACAACTGTATAGATCAGATTAAAAAAGGGAACAGAGTATCTTTTGAAAAAGAAAAATCTCCCAAAGGATTTTCTGCAATCGAGATTAGATTGGTTAAATAA
- a CDS encoding polyribonucleotide nucleotidyltransferase — MSIPQAFTETITLADGREIIIETGKLAKQADGAVVVKCGGTMLLATVVAAKEANPGVDFLPLTVDYREKFYAGGRIPGNFFRREAKPSDNEVLTMRLVDRVLRPLFPEDFHAEVQVMISLISYDKAVMPEALAGLAASAAIAITDIPFDGPMSEARVIRIDGELSINPSYEDLLKADIDIMVGATKDSIVMVEGEMKEITEQEMLEAINFAHVEIKKQIEAQERLAEKVGKSLPKREYSHEVHDEDIRTKVWNECYNKVYEVARTPSNKEERHEKFKAVLDEFLAQYVDNVEELERVTPFVKVYYHDVEKEAMRQMILEDNIRLDGRDPKTIRPIWSEIDYLPGAHGSAVFTRGETQSLTAVTLGSIKDANMIDSVITQHDEKFFLHYNFPPFSTGEARPLRGTSRREVGHGNLAQRALTAVIPAENPYTIRIVSDILESNGSSSMATVCAGTLALMDAGVKITKPVSGIAMGLITDKKSGKWTVLSDILGDEDHLGDMDFKVTGTADGITACQMDIKIQGLSMDIMEQALMQAKDGRLHILNKITETISEPRADVKPHAPKMVVMEIPKDFIGAVIGPGGKIIQQLQKDTDTVIAIEEQGEIGRIEIAGTDREKINAAVAKINEITFVPVVGEVYKGKVVKVMDFGAFVAIAKGTEGLLHISEIEWKRLDKVPYAEGDEVEVKFMGYDDRKKMKLSRKVLLPRPPKPEGKPRPEGQAPASEKPADQA, encoded by the coding sequence ATGAGTATACCTCAAGCGTTTACAGAAACGATTACTCTTGCAGACGGCAGGGAAATCATTATTGAAACGGGGAAATTGGCAAAACAAGCCGATGGAGCCGTAGTCGTAAAATGTGGCGGAACAATGCTTTTAGCAACTGTTGTAGCCGCTAAAGAAGCAAATCCGGGTGTGGATTTTTTACCACTGACAGTAGATTACAGAGAAAAATTCTACGCAGGTGGAAGAATTCCTGGAAACTTTTTCCGTAGAGAAGCAAAGCCTTCTGATAACGAAGTGCTTACAATGAGATTGGTAGACAGAGTATTACGTCCGCTTTTCCCTGAAGATTTCCACGCGGAAGTACAGGTGATGATCTCATTAATTTCTTATGATAAAGCAGTAATGCCAGAAGCTTTGGCTGGTTTGGCAGCTTCTGCAGCGATTGCTATTACAGATATTCCTTTCGACGGGCCAATGTCTGAGGCAAGAGTTATAAGAATCGACGGAGAATTATCAATCAACCCTAGTTACGAAGATTTATTAAAAGCAGATATCGATATTATGGTGGGAGCTACTAAAGACTCCATCGTAATGGTAGAAGGGGAGATGAAGGAGATCACAGAGCAGGAAATGCTTGAAGCGATCAATTTCGCTCACGTTGAAATTAAAAAACAGATTGAAGCTCAGGAAAGACTGGCTGAAAAAGTTGGAAAGTCTTTACCTAAAAGAGAATATTCTCACGAGGTTCATGACGAAGATATCCGTACAAAGGTATGGAACGAATGCTACAATAAAGTATATGAAGTAGCAAGAACTCCATCAAACAAAGAAGAAAGACACGAAAAATTCAAGGCTGTTCTTGATGAATTCTTAGCTCAATATGTTGATAATGTAGAAGAACTGGAAAGAGTAACTCCTTTCGTAAAAGTATATTATCACGATGTAGAAAAAGAAGCGATGCGTCAGATGATTCTGGAAGACAATATTCGTCTTGATGGTCGTGATCCGAAAACGATCCGTCCGATCTGGTCAGAAATCGACTATCTTCCGGGAGCTCACGGTTCAGCAGTCTTTACAAGAGGGGAAACTCAGTCTCTGACAGCTGTGACATTAGGTTCTATCAAGGATGCAAACATGATCGACAGCGTAATTACGCAGCACGACGAAAAATTCTTCCTACACTACAACTTCCCTCCATTCTCAACGGGTGAAGCAAGACCTTTAAGAGGGACTTCAAGAAGAGAAGTAGGACACGGGAATTTGGCTCAAAGAGCTTTAACAGCAGTTATTCCGGCAGAAAATCCATATACAATTAGAATTGTTTCTGATATTTTAGAATCAAACGGTTCGTCTTCAATGGCAACGGTTTGTGCAGGAACATTGGCATTAATGGATGCAGGGGTGAAAATCACAAAACCGGTTTCAGGTATTGCAATGGGTCTTATTACTGATAAAAAATCAGGAAAATGGACGGTTCTTTCCGATATCTTAGGAGATGAAGATCACCTTGGTGATATGGACTTCAAAGTAACGGGAACTGCAGATGGAATCACGGCTTGCCAGATGGATATTAAAATCCAGGGACTTTCTATGGATATCATGGAACAGGCTTTAATGCAGGCTAAAGACGGTAGATTACATATCTTAAATAAAATCACAGAAACAATTTCTGAACCAAGAGCAGACGTGAAGCCTCACGCTCCGAAAATGGTGGTAATGGAGATCCCGAAAGACTTCATCGGTGCTGTAATCGGACCTGGTGGAAAAATTATTCAGCAGTTACAGAAAGATACAGATACAGTAATCGCAATCGAAGAACAGGGTGAAATCGGAAGAATTGAGATTGCAGGAACAGACAGAGAAAAAATCAATGCAGCTGTTGCTAAAATCAATGAAATCACTTTCGTACCGGTTGTAGGAGAAGTTTACAAAGGTAAAGTAGTGAAAGTAATGGATTTTGGAGCTTTCGTTGCTATTGCTAAAGGTACGGAAGGGTTGCTTCACATCTCAGAAATCGAGTGGAAGCGTCTTGACAAGGTTCCTTATGCTGAAGGTGATGAGGTAGAAGTAAAATTCATGGGTTACGATGATCGTAAGAAAATGAAACTTTCAAGAAAAGTTCTTTTACCAAGACCTCCAAAACCGGAAGGCAAACCAAGACCGGAAGGACAGGCTCCAGCAAGTGAAAAACCAGCTGATCAGGCTTAA
- the rpsO gene encoding 30S ribosomal protein S15 has product MYLNTEKKQEIFAKHGKSAQDTGSAEGQIALFTFRINHLSSHLKSNHKDYNTERSLVKLVGKRKRLLDYLKNKDIARYRAIIAELGLRK; this is encoded by the coding sequence ATGTACTTAAATACAGAAAAAAAGCAGGAAATTTTCGCGAAACATGGAAAATCTGCACAAGACACAGGAAGTGCTGAAGGACAAATTGCACTTTTCACTTTCAGAATCAACCACCTTTCTTCTCACTTGAAGAGCAACCACAAAGATTACAACACAGAAAGATCTTTGGTGAAATTGGTAGGTAAAAGAAAAAGATTACTAGATTATCTTAAAAACAAAGATATCGCAAGATATAGAGCAATTATTGCTGAACTAGGTTTAAGAAAATAA
- a CDS encoding pyruvate decarboxylase: MKKIITFTIFIAVLFIGISSLKAQKNADDKIKKVLYFNPEVEPDVEEIKEPTNYAFFSAVSDNLSERKNKMLRTEIQIPFDSIDKKTIADYCLNNDADFAIVPKVKYFKVGIGKYVFSNQVVVSMKLFDAEGNLITETDYDTYRKNVRLLGSTVNSVKIGTNGAIKGILKQLRKLKPSTEAGF; the protein is encoded by the coding sequence ATGAAAAAAATTATAACATTTACAATATTCATTGCAGTTTTATTTATAGGCATTTCTTCTTTAAAAGCACAGAAAAATGCCGATGATAAGATCAAAAAAGTCCTGTACTTCAATCCTGAGGTAGAGCCTGATGTCGAGGAAATCAAAGAACCAACGAATTATGCATTCTTCAGTGCGGTTTCTGACAATCTGAGCGAAAGGAAAAATAAAATGCTGCGCACAGAAATCCAGATCCCTTTTGACAGTATCGACAAAAAAACCATAGCCGACTATTGCCTCAACAATGACGCAGATTTTGCCATTGTACCCAAAGTAAAATATTTCAAAGTGGGAATCGGGAAATATGTCTTTTCCAATCAGGTAGTGGTAAGTATGAAACTTTTTGATGCTGAAGGAAATCTCATTACAGAAACTGATTACGACACGTATCGCAAGAATGTTCGCCTTCTGGGTTCTACCGTAAATTCTGTAAAAATCGGAACAAACGGAGCAATAAAAGGTATTCTGAAACAACTTCGAAAACTAAAACCTTCTACAGAAGCAGGGTTCTAA
- the mgtE gene encoding magnesium transporter — MNSKDELIFNPADIAETLSELPADERLLAFLKVPKEYKADVFSHLDPDFQEETIRSIGSDDVSEILNAMTPDDRTALFEDFPDELIKYSINHLNPQERRIALKLLGYDSDSIARLMTPYYIQIRKEWTIKRCLQQIKKVGSKVETMNYLYVVDERNRLIDDIALGSLLLAEEDTLVSEITDNHFVAITTTTSKEDAVTYFEKYDRAALPIITEAGVLVGIVTIDDILDQIEQQNTEDIQKFGGLEALDVPYTQTSLIEMVKKRGMWLIILFFSEMLTASAMGYFEDEIQKAVVLALFVPLIISSGGNSGSQAATLIIRAMALQEIGLKDWWYVMKKEIFTGLFLGGILGIIGFLRIMIWHEAGFFNYGMYWPFVGLSVGVSLVMIVLWGTLSGSMVPFILKKLNLDPATSSAPFVATLVDVTGLIIYFSVAGLFLTGKLL; from the coding sequence TTGAATTCTAAAGACGAACTTATCTTCAATCCTGCCGATATTGCCGAAACTCTCAGCGAACTTCCCGCTGATGAGAGGCTCCTGGCGTTTTTGAAAGTTCCGAAAGAATATAAAGCCGACGTTTTTTCCCATCTTGATCCGGACTTTCAGGAAGAGACCATCAGAAGTATCGGGAGCGACGATGTTTCCGAGATTTTGAATGCGATGACCCCGGATGACAGAACTGCCTTGTTTGAGGACTTTCCGGATGAGCTTATTAAATATTCTATCAATCATCTTAATCCGCAGGAAAGAAGGATTGCCTTGAAACTTCTGGGCTACGACTCCGATTCCATTGCCCGTCTGATGACGCCTTATTATATACAGATCCGTAAAGAATGGACGATAAAAAGATGCCTTCAACAGATCAAAAAGGTCGGAAGCAAGGTAGAAACCATGAATTATCTGTATGTAGTGGATGAAAGAAACCGACTGATTGATGATATTGCCCTGGGAAGTTTATTATTGGCGGAAGAAGATACTTTAGTTTCAGAAATCACTGATAATCATTTTGTTGCCATTACAACCACCACTTCCAAAGAAGATGCCGTAACGTATTTTGAAAAATATGACCGCGCCGCTCTTCCGATTATTACAGAAGCCGGAGTTTTGGTAGGAATTGTAACAATAGACGATATCCTCGACCAGATTGAGCAGCAGAATACCGAAGATATTCAGAAATTTGGGGGTCTTGAAGCCTTGGATGTTCCTTATACGCAAACGTCTCTTATTGAAATGGTAAAAAAGAGAGGAATGTGGCTGATCATCCTTTTTTTCTCTGAAATGCTGACTGCTTCAGCGATGGGATATTTTGAAGATGAAATTCAGAAGGCGGTTGTGCTGGCTTTATTTGTTCCGTTGATTATTTCCAGCGGCGGGAATTCCGGTTCACAGGCTGCAACATTGATTATCCGGGCAATGGCGCTTCAGGAAATCGGTCTGAAAGATTGGTGGTATGTCATGAAAAAAGAAATTTTCACTGGTTTATTTCTTGGTGGGATTTTGGGAATTATCGGTTTTTTAAGAATCATGATCTGGCACGAAGCAGGCTTCTTCAACTATGGGATGTACTGGCCTTTTGTAGGTTTAAGTGTAGGTGTTTCTTTAGTGATGATCGTACTTTGGGGAACTCTTTCCGGTTCGATGGTTCCATTTATTTTAAAGAAATTAAATCTTGACCCCGCCACTTCCTCTGCTCCATTTGTAGCCACTTTGGTGGATGTTACCGGACTTATTATCTATTTTTCCGTAGCCGGACTTTTCTTAACGGGCAAACTTTTATAA